In Bubalus kerabau isolate K-KA32 ecotype Philippines breed swamp buffalo chromosome 4, PCC_UOA_SB_1v2, whole genome shotgun sequence, one DNA window encodes the following:
- the ZNF286A gene encoding zinc finger protein 286A, giving the protein METDVAETPGKRALPPKDSPFSQENCTEEREVAALRLTARSQASVTFKDVAMDFTPEEWGRLDPTQRDVMLENYRNLVSLWLPVSKPENHSLENGKEPLLLERKAPKSSCSDSETSPRSKDSTSVQDFSKEESCQVAVIDRLTRDSVCDSSTETTLDCKDWLENQQGSQERHWRGMFTHMNSLPEERAPEHDVYWKTLGQKSVLLTQDRVPKGPYAFHTLEKRLKQKSTLMKKQRTYKEKKPHKCNDCGELFTYHSVLIRHQRVHTGEKPYSCADCGKSFSHRANLTKHQRTHTRILFECSECKKAFTESASLAIHQRIHIGERPYECGECGKGFNRSTHLVQHQLIHTGVKPYECNECDKAFIHSSALIKHQRTHTGEKPYKCQECGKAFSHCSSLTKHQRVHTGEKPYECSECGKTFSQSTHLVQHQRIHTGEKPYECHECGKTFSRSSNFAKHQRIHIGKKPYKCNECSKAFIHSSALIQHQRTHTGEKPYRCNECGKSFKCSSSLIRHQRIHMEEQP; this is encoded by the exons ATGGAGACTGATGTGGCCGAAACGCCCGGGAAGAGAG CTCTGCCTCCCAAAGATTCTCCCTTTTCTCAAGAAAACTgcacagaagagagagaagtggCAGCTTTGCGCCTCACGGCCAGATCGCAG GCATCAGTGACCTTCAAGGATGTGGCCATGGACTTTACCCCAGAGGAGTGGGGGAGGCTGGATCCCACCCAGAGGGACGTGATGCTGGAGAACTACAGGAACCTGGTCTCACTCT GGCTTCCGGTTTCCAAACCTGAGAACCACAGTTTGGAGAATGGAAAAGAACCACTGCTGCTTGAGAGAAAAGCCCCCAAAAGCAGCTGCTCAG ACTCGGAGACTAGTCCCAGAAGCAAGGATTCAACTTCAGTGCaagatttttccaaagaagaatcATGCCAGGTTGCAGTCATAGACAGGCTGACAAGGGACAGTGTCTGTGACTCTAGCACAGAAACAACTCTTGACTGTAAAGACTGGTTGGAGAATCAGCAGGGAAGTCAGGAGAGACACTGGAGAGGAATGTTCACCCACATGAATTCACTCCCAGAAGAGAGAGCCCCTGAGCACGACGTTTACTGGAAAACCCTAGGCCAGAAGTCAGTCCTTCTCACTCAAGACAGAGTTCCCAAAGGACCCTATGCTTTCCACACCCTCGAAAAAAGACTGAAACAGAAATCTACCttaatgaaaaagcagaggacctataaagaaaagaaacctcATAAATGCAATGACTGTGGTGAACTCTTCACTTATCACTCGGTGCTTATTCGACACCAGAGGGTCCATACAGGGGAGAAGCCCTACAGCTGTGCAGACTGTGGGAAATCTTTCAGCCACAGGGCTAATTTAACCAAACATCAGAGAACTCACACAAGAATTCTCTTCGAGTGCAGTGAGTGCAAAAAAGCCTTCACCGAAAGTGCATCCCTTGCCATTCATCAGAGGATTCACATTGGAGAGAGACCGTATGAGTGCGGCGAGTGTGGGAAAGGCTTTAATCGAAGCACCCACCTTGTGCAGCACCAGCTGATCCACACGGGGGTGAAGCCCTATGAATGTAACGAGTGTGATAAAGCCTTCATTCATTCCTCAGCACTCATTAAACATCAAAgaactcacactggagagaaaccttacaaatgccAGGAGTGTGGGAAAGCCTTTAGCCACTGCTCGTCGCTTACCAAACATCAGAGGgttcacactggagaaaaaccCTATGAGTGCAGCGAATGTGGAAAGACCTTCAGTCAGAGCACACATCTTGTCCAGCATCAAAGGattcacacaggagagaaaccctacGAGTGTCACGAGTGTGGGAAAACCTTCAGCCGGAGCTCCAATTTCGCTAAACATCAAAGAATTCATATTGGCAAGAAACCATACAAATGTAACGAGTGTAGCAAAGCCTTCATTCATTCGTCAGCCCTTATTCAACACCAGAGAACTCATACTGGGGAGAAACCCTACAGGTGTAATGAGTGTGGGAAGAGCTTTAAGTGCAGTTCATCCCTCATCAGACATCAAAGGATTCACATGGAAGAGCAGCCCTGA